A genome region from Arachis duranensis cultivar V14167 chromosome 6, aradu.V14167.gnm2.J7QH, whole genome shotgun sequence includes the following:
- the LOC107495251 gene encoding protein ECERIFERUM 26-like, producing the protein MELSLPRVLFLKCVTFCYICKRTVVSTKPIEPGKYMTFSVLDRCMEKNHIRMVYYYQSSLGEGEFGKMTKNLRETLSEMLNYYPMVTGRLVRDSEEKWKVKCNDAGVRVVEAKAKGSVEEWLKNVDSEKEHMLVYWEDMYHKPYYWSTFYVQITEFEEGGLAIGLSCFHLLADYTSATNFLKAWSDISLGNKITVLPLFHPLPSTRKRISNHHPYFELINHYKSSIERPIPIKEEKYTIISLGFSHQMVNACISKAQFNGPSGPITMTPFEALAGLFWASISNIKGLQNGLIDMSICLDARKLLGLDYGFFGNTMIYNKVHANGNLEGNIFVQATRYIREVVAKMDNEGIMDLIEWLEKNEMNSPRMINGPDLICVSLENVEPYLSVFEDWLKPLRVSCYIEPVLGEGQVLILPGTPEEGPLSRVVMVTLKEDEAIKLFEDDLISQFSPTIFMKC; encoded by the exons ATGGAATTATCATTGCCCCGTGTATTGTTCTTGAAATGCGTTACATTCTG TTATATATGCAAAAGAACTGTGGTTAGCACAAAGCCAATTGAACCGGGAAAATACATGACCTTTTCGGTTCTTGATAGATGCATGGAGAAAAACCACATTAGGATGGTGTACTATTACCAAAGTTCATTAGGGGAGGGAGAATTTGGTAAAATGACAAAGAATTTAAGAGAAACATTGTCAGAGATGCTAAACTATTATCCAATGGTAACTGGAAGGCTAGTGAGGGATAGTGAAGAGAAGTGGAAGGTGAAATGCAATGATGCTGGGGTGAGAGTGGTGGAGGCAAAAGCCAAAGGGAGTGTGGAGGAATGGTTGAAGAATGTAGATAGTGAAAAGGAACACATGCTTGTGTATTGGGAGGACATGTATCATAAGCCTTATTATTGGTCAACTTTTTATGTCCAg ATAACTGAATTTGAAGAAGGAGGATTAGCAATTGGCCTAAGTTGTTTTCATCTTCTAGCAGATTACACTAGTGCAACCAACTTCTTGAAGGCTTGGTCTGATATTTCATTAGGCAACAAAATTACTGTTCTTCCATTATTCCATCCTTTACCttcaacaagaaaaagaatttcCAATCACCACCCATATTTTGAATTAATCAACCACTATAAATCCTCAATTGAGAGACCCATTccaataaaagaagaaaagtacaCTATTATATCACTGGGCTTCTCACACCAAATGGTTAATGCTTGCATTTCTAAGGCCCAATTTAATGGTCCATCAGGCCCAATAACAATGACTCCTTTTGAAGCACTAGCAGGCCTGTTTTGGGCTTCAATTAGCAACATCAAGGGATTACAAAATGGGCTCATTGACATGTCTATATGTTTAGATGCAAGAAAATTGTTGGGCCTGGACTATGGATTCTTTGGGAAcacaatgatatataataaggTCCATGCCAATGGTAATTTAGAAGGTAACATATTTGTACAAGCTACAAGGTATATAAGAGAAGTTGTAGCAAAAATGGACAATGAGGGAATAATGGACCTAATTGAGTGGCTTGAAAAAAATGAGATGAATTCACCAAGAATGATCAACGGTCCTGATTTGATTTGTGTTAGCTTGGAAAATGTAGAGCCTTATTTGAGTGTGTTTGAAGATTGGTTGAAACCACTTAGGGTTTCATGTTACATAGAGCCAGTTTTGGGTGAAGGACAGGTTTTGATCCTCCCAGGAACACCAGAGGAGGGTCCTTTAAGCAGGGTGGTTATGGTGACACTTAAGGAAGATGAGGCAATTAAgctttttgaagatgatctCATCTCCCAATTCTCTCCAACTATCTTCATGAAATGTTaa